The proteins below are encoded in one region of Candidatus Omnitrophota bacterium:
- a CDS encoding CvpA family protein: protein MGQSSWTVFIDLLFLLLCVRILYISVSRGIVCEIIKIVGLLFGVFFAFQYYSFIGDTVGKSILFLNERYFYLVAFLVILLGIRAIFSFLGLIVRLLFKRQDITILERWVSFFAGSFRAALLSSIILFTLYLSPLSSEVFSHSLSYSLFRNFAPGSYMLIQKNFTSVNSRFEKNKKVEEYFNFPRQLKNYKIRRSTR, encoded by the coding sequence ATGGGACAGTCTTCCTGGACGGTATTTATAGATTTATTATTTCTACTTCTTTGTGTTCGAATTCTTTATATCTCAGTATCTCGCGGAATCGTTTGTGAAATTATAAAGATAGTCGGATTGCTGTTCGGAGTTTTTTTTGCTTTTCAGTATTATTCTTTTATCGGGGATACGGTAGGAAAATCAATACTCTTTTTGAATGAAAGATATTTTTATCTCGTTGCTTTCCTGGTAATTCTTTTAGGAATAAGGGCAATTTTTAGTTTTTTAGGTTTAATAGTAAGACTTCTTTTTAAGAGGCAGGATATAACTATTCTTGAACGTTGGGTATCATTTTTTGCAGGATCTTTTCGGGCAGCGTTGCTTTCGAGCATAATCCTCTTTACCCTTTATCTCTCTCCGCTTAGTTCGGAGGTTTTTTCTCATAGCTTATCCTATAGTCTTTTTAGGAATTTTGCCCCGGGTAGCTATATGTTGATTCAGAAAAATTTTACCTCAGTTAATTCTAGGTTTGAAAAAAATAAAAAAGTAGAAGAATATTTTAATTTTCCGAGGCAGCTTAAGAATTATAAGATAAGGAGGTCCACCAGATGA
- a CDS encoding MBL fold metallo-hydrolase, with protein MKLSWLGHASFLLETNQGTKIITDPYESGGYDGAVAYGPIDLEADIVTVSHQHADHNHIQPFKMAKIVDKAETFNFKDVKIEGLNSYHDAKGGKLRGENIIFTIAVEGLKVVHFGDLGTEDIEYFKFQNIDIVLIPVGGTFTLDSEAASRVIDKINPKVTIPMHFKTSKLEFDIDRVDEFLKGKEYEKKDVLEVNSQSVGLFKKFVLLNHQR; from the coding sequence ATGAAATTAAGCTGGCTGGGTCATGCTTCATTTTTGCTAGAAACCAACCAGGGCACTAAAATTATTACAGATCCCTATGAGTCCGGAGGTTATGACGGTGCAGTTGCCTATGGCCCGATTGACCTTGAGGCTGATATTGTAACTGTATCTCATCAGCATGCCGATCATAACCATATTCAGCCTTTTAAAATGGCCAAGATTGTTGATAAAGCAGAGACGTTTAACTTCAAAGATGTAAAAATAGAAGGTCTGAATTCGTACCACGATGCTAAGGGAGGCAAGTTGCGGGGGGAAAACATAATTTTTACTATTGCTGTCGAGGGCTTGAAGGTCGTACATTTTGGTGATTTAGGGACTGAGGATATAGAGTATTTTAAATTTCAGAATATTGATATTGTTTTAATCCCGGTAGGTGGAACTTTCACTTTAGATTCTGAAGCCGCATCAAGGGTTATTGATAAGATTAATCCCAAAGTTACCATCCCGATGCATTTTAAAACGTCTAAACTTGAGTTTGATATTGATCGAGTGGATGAATTTTTGAAAGGCAAAGAGTATGAGAAAAAAGATGTTTTAGAAGTTAATTCTCAAAGTGTAGGTTTGTTTAAGAAATTTGTTTTATTGAACCACCAACGATGA
- a CDS encoding PAC2 family protein, with protein MIKEISTPKLKNPIFIAAWPGMGEVAYKSALFLKEVLGFKVFAKLEPYRFFKPAAVIIQKGIISMPSQPAGFFYYYKGKSAPDIILFLGEVQPPLEYAETLSLAIVNYVKKYKAATMFTFAAKPESIDHKSESRVWVAATHNESLKAFEKIGAKILTEGQVSGLNGIILGVGKRKGIKGVCLLGEIPFYTVQIENPRAIAKVLDILKSFLKMSLNLDSLIERSKFIEEEIDKLMSYLKGEPQEGAPSPLSEEDIEKIKKDLAAYTKLPQSVRGKIEKLFKDAEKDISLANKLKEELDHWNVYSEYEDKFLGLFQKKDRGKDTH; from the coding sequence ATGATTAAAGAAATATCGACCCCGAAGTTAAAGAATCCAATTTTTATTGCTGCTTGGCCAGGTATGGGTGAAGTTGCCTACAAAAGTGCTTTATTCTTAAAGGAAGTTTTAGGGTTCAAAGTTTTTGCCAAGTTGGAGCCTTATCGGTTTTTTAAGCCAGCAGCGGTAATTATCCAGAAAGGAATCATTTCTATGCCATCGCAGCCGGCAGGATTTTTTTATTACTATAAAGGAAAAAGTGCTCCAGATATAATTCTTTTTTTGGGTGAAGTCCAACCGCCTCTAGAATATGCCGAGACCCTTTCTTTGGCAATAGTTAATTATGTTAAAAAATACAAAGCTGCGACAATGTTTACTTTTGCGGCTAAGCCGGAGTCAATTGATCATAAAAGTGAATCTAGAGTTTGGGTGGCGGCGACTCACAATGAAAGCTTAAAGGCATTTGAAAAAATTGGCGCTAAAATTTTAACCGAAGGGCAAGTTAGCGGGTTAAATGGAATTATTTTAGGAGTTGGTAAGCGAAAGGGCATCAAGGGTGTTTGTCTTTTAGGTGAGATTCCTTTTTATACCGTTCAAATTGAAAACCCTAGGGCGATAGCAAAGGTTTTGGATATTTTAAAAAGTTTTCTAAAGATGAGTTTGAATCTTGATTCTTTAATTGAGCGGTCGAAGTTCATCGAAGAGGAGATAGATAAGTTAATGAGCTATTTAAAAGGTGAGCCTCAAGAGGGCGCACCTTCTCCTTTAAGTGAGGAAGATATTGAAAAAATCAAGAAGGACTTAGCGGCATATACAAAATTACCGCAGTCAGTAAGAGGAAAAATAGAAAAGCTGTTTAAGGATGCTGAAAAAGATATAAGTCTAGCCAATAAGTTAAAGGAAGAGCTTGACCACTGGAATGTCTATAGTGAGTACGAGGATAAGTTTTTGGGTTTATTCCAGAAAAAGGATAGGGGTAAGGATACCCATTAG
- a CDS encoding HAMP domain-containing histidine kinase — protein MFESLATIDPLGIIAFLLFIAIMLLLIYLLKKGKRLSILEKELIHQDRIIKNLDQQAKLIIKSDMEVKLYQQEIESELRKLTMIRNLISSSVHILDKETLVSQVDSKVVEALGFKRGLVLDFNTLAVRANIGLSAKEIESVKNVLQYKKEAFKETQLLRQDSEIQKQLQVATQSDQLMVATIRSREQTHSIFLVSELLTAPNVSKSEGEAFVTICSYLSQCLNNIQLFEELYHTKDDLEKKIKERTSELVKSLRAVETISKSKTDFVSSVSHELRTPLTSVKGFSSLLIDEKFGKLPKEARDRLIKIDTNVDKLMDIVNILLDISRIESGKTETHIISHEIVKIITEVTDFLTPQTQSKGIKFAFDLPKQLKVYMDKTLIERVFINLINNAIKFTGSDGEIKISCKEDADQVIISVADTGCGIKKDHLEKVFQEFFTVANPVNQGAKGSGLGLSLVKKIIDIHKGKIWIESEVDKGTTFYFTLKVAKNV, from the coding sequence ATGTTTGAATCACTAGCTACTATCGACCCCTTGGGCATCATAGCATTTCTACTCTTTATTGCAATAATGCTTCTGTTAATCTATTTATTAAAAAAAGGGAAACGCCTTTCGATACTAGAAAAAGAACTTATTCACCAAGATAGGATAATTAAAAATTTAGACCAGCAAGCAAAGCTAATTATAAAAAGCGACATGGAAGTAAAGCTTTACCAACAAGAGATAGAAAGTGAATTACGTAAATTGACAATGATCAGAAATTTAATCAGCTCTTCGGTACATATTCTCGATAAAGAAACCTTAGTGAGCCAAGTAGATTCAAAAGTTGTCGAAGCCTTAGGATTCAAGCGAGGTTTAGTTTTAGACTTTAACACTTTGGCGGTTAGAGCGAATATCGGCCTTAGCGCCAAAGAAATTGAGTCGGTAAAAAACGTCCTCCAATACAAAAAAGAAGCTTTTAAAGAAACTCAGCTTTTACGTCAAGATTCGGAAATTCAAAAACAGCTTCAAGTCGCGACACAATCTGATCAGTTAATGGTAGCTACAATAAGATCTAGGGAACAAACCCATTCAATATTCCTAGTTTCCGAACTCTTAACCGCCCCCAACGTTTCGAAGTCAGAAGGCGAAGCTTTTGTAACTATTTGTAGTTATTTAAGCCAATGCCTAAACAATATCCAGTTATTCGAAGAACTTTATCACACTAAAGATGACTTGGAGAAAAAAATTAAAGAGAGAACCAGCGAATTAGTTAAATCATTAAGAGCGGTTGAAACTATTAGTAAATCTAAAACTGACTTTGTGTCCAGCGTTTCCCATGAGCTGAGAACCCCGCTCACCTCAGTAAAAGGATTTTCATCTCTCTTGATCGATGAAAAGTTTGGCAAATTACCCAAAGAGGCCAGAGATCGGCTTATTAAAATTGACACCAATGTAGACAAACTTATGGACATTGTAAATATCCTTCTAGATATCTCTCGAATCGAATCAGGGAAAACCGAAACTCATATCATCTCCCATGAAATCGTGAAAATTATCACTGAAGTTACTGACTTTCTCACTCCGCAAACTCAAAGCAAAGGAATAAAGTTTGCTTTTGATTTACCGAAACAGCTAAAAGTTTATATGGATAAAACCCTTATTGAACGCGTTTTTATCAACTTAATTAACAACGCTATAAAATTTACCGGTTCCGACGGTGAGATAAAAATTAGTTGCAAAGAAGACGCAGATCAAGTTATAATCTCTGTGGCCGATACTGGTTGCGGAATCAAAAAAGATCACCTAGAAAAAGTGTTTCAAGAATTTTTTACAGTAGCCAATCCGGTCAACCAAGGTGCAAAAGGAAGCGGCCTAGGCCTTTCTTTAGTAAAAAAAATTATCGACATCCATAAAGGAAAAATATGGATAGAATCAGAAGTAGACAAGGGAACTACTTTCTACTTTACCTTAAAGGTAGCAAAAAATGTCTAA
- a CDS encoding DUF6498-containing protein produces MKVNLKQIPYLTIILLVAANLFPLWNVLFYGWQFIDIFISYVAETLILLFIFQKKIKRSERVVAKSKPERRDSSKQGGWAEIFYFFYFFTLLMAGFTFSLFGGAATEKIHLDRILYIVFLFLIIHTISYIANFLGKKEYEKAKAMKLMGECVIRVTVIGVLAIIGSAITAINIMKDEMTSIDCKVGLLPAMVLAKIILDIILHVQEHATLE; encoded by the coding sequence ATGAAGGTTAACTTAAAACAGATACCCTATCTTACTATCATATTGCTTGTTGCGGCCAATCTTTTCCCATTATGGAATGTTTTATTCTACGGGTGGCAATTTATAGATATTTTTATCAGTTATGTGGCAGAGACTTTAATACTTTTATTTATTTTTCAGAAAAAAATAAAAAGATCAGAGAGGGTCGTAGCTAAGAGCAAACCGGAAAGGCGAGATTCATCTAAACAGGGAGGGTGGGCAGAAATATTTTATTTCTTTTACTTTTTTACGCTTTTGATGGCCGGATTTACGTTCTCGCTTTTTGGCGGGGCAGCTACGGAAAAAATACATTTAGATAGAATTCTCTATATAGTTTTTTTATTCCTAATTATTCATACCATATCCTACATCGCTAATTTTTTGGGGAAGAAAGAGTATGAAAAAGCTAAGGCAATGAAATTAATGGGTGAGTGTGTTATAAGGGTAACTGTTATTGGAGTTTTAGCTATCATTGGATCAGCCATCACCGCAATTAATATTATGAAAGATGAAATGACAAGCATAGATTGCAAGGTCGGCTTATTACCAGCGATGGTATTAGCAAAAATCATTTTGGACATAATTTTGCACGTTCAAGAGCATGCAACTTTAGAGTAG
- the dnaG gene encoding DNA primase, which translates to MIPQQFIDEVQSRTDIAEVIASYLPLKKAGRNFKGLCPFHGEKTPSFIVSPQKQIFHCFGCGEGGGVFQFITLIEKISFPEAVELLAKRLGLDIPYQQDKNAKTKTALYEAMSVATLFFHNNLKNDKKLQGVRDYLAERGVGPETIKKFQLGYAPGNNGLMSYMRTKSFTLEILEKCSLITSRGGGFCDVFRNRITFPILDIRSRVVGFGARIHTKDTQAPKYINSLENVLYSKRNHLYGLYLAKDEISNQQTAIVVEGYLDMITPFMRGISNVVASLGTALTEEQIRLIKRYAQRVVMVYDSDKAGQNATLRSLDLLLEQGLEVEIMQLPSGSDPDSFFRNKDRADFLTFLKQARDFFDYKVDVLSNIYDKDSIDGKTKIAKEMLETIDKLPSQIKKYEYIRKLAGALSVKEEIMIAEFQKKSPVNNTRRNKFSAPGGNQSAGLNKNELLPVTEKVIFKFLLTNPKTFPLVKKNLKQEYFSSPISRKAISLFLNNSIEAGVSGPKFLGTINDKEISSFISKILIDDDIPMDKNTFKESLLKLKKKGIIQFKSELREKIRDAEAKGDTKKVKILITEFEKVNSREVKNG; encoded by the coding sequence ATGATCCCACAACAATTTATAGATGAGGTCCAATCTCGGACAGACATAGCAGAGGTTATCGCCAGTTACCTACCGCTCAAGAAAGCTGGCCGAAACTTTAAAGGGCTTTGTCCTTTTCATGGGGAGAAAACACCATCTTTCATTGTTAGTCCTCAGAAGCAGATTTTCCATTGTTTTGGCTGCGGCGAAGGCGGAGGTGTGTTCCAATTTATTACTTTGATCGAGAAAATAAGCTTTCCTGAAGCGGTAGAGTTGTTAGCTAAGCGTCTAGGCTTGGATATTCCTTATCAGCAAGATAAAAATGCTAAGACAAAGACTGCGCTTTATGAAGCAATGAGCGTAGCTACTTTATTTTTTCATAATAATTTGAAAAATGATAAAAAATTACAAGGAGTGCGGGATTACTTAGCTGAGCGAGGTGTTGGCCCAGAGACGATTAAGAAGTTTCAGCTGGGTTATGCTCCGGGCAATAATGGGTTGATGAGCTATATGCGGACGAAAAGTTTTACCCTTGAAATTTTAGAGAAATGTTCGTTAATTACATCAAGGGGTGGCGGTTTTTGTGATGTATTTCGTAATCGAATCACCTTTCCTATTTTGGATATTCGTTCGCGGGTGGTTGGCTTTGGTGCTCGGATACATACAAAAGATACGCAGGCTCCGAAATATATCAATTCTTTAGAAAATGTTCTTTATAGCAAAAGAAACCATCTTTATGGTTTATATTTGGCAAAAGATGAGATTTCAAATCAACAGACCGCTATTGTGGTTGAAGGGTATTTAGATATGATTACGCCCTTTATGCGTGGAATAAGCAATGTGGTTGCCTCATTAGGCACCGCTCTTACCGAAGAGCAGATCCGTTTGATTAAGCGTTATGCCCAGCGAGTGGTCATGGTTTATGATTCTGACAAGGCCGGGCAGAATGCTACTCTGCGTTCTTTGGACTTGCTTCTTGAGCAAGGACTAGAGGTTGAGATTATGCAATTGCCGTCAGGCAGCGATCCGGACTCTTTTTTTAGAAATAAAGATCGGGCTGATTTTTTGACCTTTTTAAAGCAGGCTCGTGATTTTTTTGATTACAAGGTAGATGTCCTTAGCAATATTTATGACAAGGATAGCATAGACGGTAAAACTAAGATTGCTAAAGAGATGCTTGAGACGATAGATAAACTGCCTTCGCAAATAAAAAAGTATGAATACATAAGAAAGTTAGCCGGCGCACTTTCAGTTAAAGAAGAGATCATGATTGCTGAGTTTCAAAAGAAGAGCCCAGTCAATAATACTCGGCGAAACAAATTTTCTGCCCCTGGGGGAAACCAGTCAGCCGGACTAAATAAAAACGAACTCTTGCCAGTTACCGAGAAGGTAATTTTTAAGTTTCTTCTTACTAATCCAAAAACTTTTCCTTTGGTTAAAAAGAACTTAAAACAGGAATATTTCAGTTCACCGATTTCCCGTAAAGCAATTTCTTTATTTTTAAACAATTCGATTGAAGCTGGGGTATCCGGGCCAAAGTTTTTGGGTACGATTAACGACAAGGAAATTAGTAGCTTTATTTCTAAAATTCTTATTGATGACGATATACCGATGGATAAAAATACCTTTAAGGAGAGTTTGCTTAAGTTAAAGAAAAAAGGAATAATTCAGTTTAAGAGTGAGCTTCGTGAAAAAATACGTGATGCCGAAGCAAAGGGCGATACAAAGAAAGTAAAAATATTAATTACAGAATTTGAAAAAGTAAATAGTAGAGAGGTAAAAAATGGTTAA
- a CDS encoding NAD(P)H-hydrate epimerase, which translates to MKGLSVDQIRKLDKQAKGLGLEESLLIENASSNLFELIKSLNLGQKVFVVAGRGNNGADVLSCARKLASRGFKVKIALLEDKPLGKEALRQKLILEKIDLPLFSITADSFDKLKQEAGLCDFVLEGILGVGVKGEVSPFLKEVITIVNQNSKRIVSCDIPSGLSPDQGFVLGTAIKADYTVTFIAPKKGFFLNQGPEYCGQVFVVDIGISKEILEAVK; encoded by the coding sequence ATGAAAGGTTTATCGGTTGATCAAATACGCAAGCTTGATAAGCAAGCAAAAGGTTTGGGCCTGGAGGAGTCTTTGCTTATTGAGAATGCATCGAGCAATCTTTTTGAGCTAATCAAGAGTCTAAACTTAGGACAAAAAGTTTTTGTAGTTGCCGGGCGAGGTAATAATGGAGCCGATGTTTTAAGTTGTGCTCGGAAATTAGCCAGTCGAGGCTTTAAGGTAAAAATAGCGTTGCTAGAAGATAAACCCCTAGGTAAAGAAGCGCTTCGTCAGAAGTTGATTTTAGAGAAAATAGACTTACCGCTGTTTTCGATTACTGCTGATAGTTTTGATAAACTTAAGCAAGAGGCTGGTCTTTGCGATTTTGTTCTTGAGGGTATCTTAGGCGTAGGCGTGAAAGGGGAGGTGAGCCCCTTCTTGAAAGAGGTAATTACAATAGTTAATCAGAATAGCAAAAGAATAGTTTCTTGTGATATCCCTTCGGGGCTTTCTCCCGATCAGGGATTTGTCCTGGGGACGGCGATAAAGGCCGACTACACGGTTACTTTCATTGCTCCTAAAAAAGGATTTTTTTTAAATCAAGGTCCTGAATATTGTGGGCAGGTTTTTGTGGTTGATATCGGAATATCTAAAGAAATACTTGAGGCAGTGAAATGA
- a CDS encoding FIST C-terminal domain-containing protein, with translation MKNEDFAIAFSEKEGEEAVKEVSLKIKRIFPKKINYIILMFTPDYTPAQIIKTINFTLKPKKLFCLQAPWLIFEDKSIPKGIVACCINKENLYSHESFLEEKKSDETEAFFRSAFKNMRKTDYFFLSFISPSINPNSYLNSMKLSLGEAVNSLGIGYMKHFGQHSYQIINDQINQGLTNIALRGLEVDTLQLSGYVPLGRPFKITKVVPSRNLIVEINEQPAVKIYRHYADDKYETFMKKKLFNLYPLGIRKNGSIQLVNIIECLQDGSLVYTGEVKEGSEAHIMFLDTTSLFSEIKNKLFLFQQKGQGLVFMVNSLVRKKILQDLANDEIKFIKQTLGKESKIIGVYSDYCLSADQEKGQIDVETGKLLLTLWN, from the coding sequence ATGAAAAATGAAGATTTTGCCATAGCTTTTAGCGAAAAGGAAGGGGAAGAAGCAGTCAAAGAGGTATCTTTGAAAATAAAACGAATCTTCCCCAAAAAAATAAACTATATTATACTTATGTTTACTCCTGATTACACCCCGGCTCAAATCATAAAAACAATAAACTTTACCTTAAAGCCTAAAAAACTCTTTTGTTTACAAGCCCCCTGGTTAATCTTTGAAGATAAATCCATCCCCAAAGGGATTGTAGCTTGCTGCATCAATAAAGAAAATCTATATTCCCATGAATCATTTCTCGAAGAAAAAAAATCAGACGAAACCGAAGCATTTTTTCGCTCAGCCTTTAAAAATATGCGGAAAACCGACTATTTCTTTTTATCGTTTATTTCCCCCTCAATTAACCCAAATAGTTATTTAAATAGTATGAAATTATCTTTAGGGGAAGCTGTTAACTCACTCGGCATCGGTTACATGAAACATTTTGGCCAGCACAGCTATCAAATAATTAATGACCAGATCAACCAAGGTTTAACTAACATCGCCTTAAGAGGTCTCGAGGTAGATACTCTGCAATTAAGCGGATATGTGCCTTTAGGGCGGCCGTTCAAAATCACCAAAGTAGTTCCTAGCCGAAATCTAATCGTGGAGATCAACGAACAACCAGCAGTTAAAATCTACCGTCATTACGCTGATGATAAATATGAAACCTTTATGAAAAAGAAACTTTTCAATCTTTACCCCCTGGGAATCAGGAAAAATGGTTCTATCCAACTAGTAAACATAATCGAATGCTTGCAGGACGGATCTCTAGTGTATACCGGCGAGGTAAAGGAAGGCTCTGAAGCTCATATTATGTTCCTTGATACCACCTCTTTGTTCAGTGAAATTAAAAATAAACTATTTTTATTCCAGCAAAAAGGACAAGGGTTGGTTTTCATGGTGAATTCTTTAGTTCGGAAAAAAATCTTGCAGGATTTAGCTAATGATGAGATAAAGTTCATAAAGCAAACTCTGGGCAAAGAATCAAAAATTATCGGAGTATACTCTGACTACTGTTTATCGGCCGACCAGGAAAAAGGCCAAATTGATGTAGAAACTGGAAAACTTTTATTAACCTTGTGGAATTAA
- a CDS encoding NGG1p interacting factor NIF3, with product MKLKTLYREIVKKGIQEDVRKPQEIEALLKNNRKKLEALDKAKKDYFDKDSLFNPFADSRILCGDIDKNVKSMIVGIDVDGAELLLVDRLKQKGKKIDLVISHHPQGFAYAQFYDVMDLQVDVFVKEGVSLSVSENLLNSRKQQVARRVSAANHSRAVDAARLLEINFLCMHTPCDNCAYQYLERMFKKTKPSTLGQVVDSLFTIGEYIDAAKNNNPPKIVVGSRSSRCNNIHLEFTGGTEGPQEIYKELAAKGVDTIIAMHQSEEHFKKCKESNINVIFASHIASDNLGVNIMLDYLEQKEKFNIYEFSGFRRIKRKK from the coding sequence ATGAAGTTAAAAACTCTCTATCGGGAAATCGTAAAAAAGGGAATACAAGAAGATGTCCGTAAACCTCAGGAAATAGAGGCTTTGCTTAAGAATAATCGAAAAAAACTTGAGGCATTGGACAAAGCAAAAAAGGATTATTTCGATAAGGATTCTTTATTTAATCCTTTTGCCGATAGTCGCATTCTTTGCGGAGACATAGACAAGAATGTAAAATCAATGATTGTTGGCATTGATGTCGATGGCGCCGAGTTATTGCTGGTTGATCGGTTAAAGCAGAAGGGTAAAAAAATAGATTTGGTAATATCACATCATCCTCAGGGATTTGCCTATGCTCAGTTTTATGACGTTATGGATTTACAGGTTGATGTTTTTGTTAAAGAGGGTGTGTCTTTGAGTGTTTCTGAAAACCTTTTAAATAGTCGGAAACAGCAGGTTGCCAGGCGGGTAAGCGCAGCTAACCATTCAAGAGCCGTTGACGCAGCTCGTTTGCTTGAGATTAATTTTTTATGCATGCATACTCCTTGCGATAATTGTGCCTACCAGTATCTTGAAAGGATGTTTAAGAAGACCAAGCCATCAACCTTAGGGCAAGTTGTCGATTCGCTTTTTACCATTGGTGAATATATTGATGCTGCAAAAAATAATAATCCTCCTAAAATAGTGGTTGGCAGTCGGAGCTCTCGTTGTAACAATATTCATCTTGAGTTTACCGGTGGAACCGAAGGCCCCCAGGAAATTTATAAGGAGCTAGCAGCTAAAGGCGTAGATACTATTATTGCCATGCATCAGTCTGAGGAGCATTTTAAAAAGTGTAAAGAGTCTAATATAAATGTAATTTTTGCTTCGCATATCGCTTCAGACAACTTAGGGGTTAATATCATGCTTGATTATTTAGAACAAAAAGAGAAGTTTAATATTTACGAATTCTCTGGCTTCAGGCGGATCAAGCGAAAAAAGTAG
- a CDS encoding response regulator has product MSKLKILIVDDDPDILDLLEATLLGEYNIVKAATGEEALAMVKKESPNLLVLDYVLPDTEGPEICKAIRKDTLASNTPILMLTGKGEIEDKVGGLEAGADDYMLKPFLPQELIARVRMLIRRSCANLDANPLTRLPGNASITKELQEKITSKEKIAVLNVDIDNFKALNDYYGFERGDSAIKTTARILIDSIQSKGNINDFVGHIGGDDFVIVSTPECAEEIAKKIVTDFDAQAPLFFSEEDRAKGYIESKGRDNELHRFGFVTISIGIIANTDREFTHTAQVSSLGADIKNIAKKFNGSKYIFDRRKD; this is encoded by the coding sequence ATGTCTAAATTAAAAATTTTAATTGTTGATGATGACCCAGATATTTTAGATTTACTTGAAGCAACTTTGCTCGGAGAATACAATATAGTAAAAGCGGCGACCGGTGAGGAAGCCCTGGCAATGGTTAAAAAAGAATCCCCTAACCTTTTAGTCTTAGACTACGTCCTTCCAGACACTGAAGGTCCGGAAATTTGTAAAGCAATAAGAAAAGATACTCTGGCTTCAAACACACCAATTCTTATGCTTACCGGAAAAGGTGAAATCGAGGACAAGGTCGGCGGCCTAGAAGCTGGCGCCGACGACTATATGCTTAAACCTTTCCTGCCGCAAGAATTAATCGCCAGGGTTCGCATGCTCATTCGTCGTTCCTGCGCTAATCTAGACGCTAACCCCTTAACTCGTTTACCAGGTAATGCCTCAATAACCAAAGAACTACAAGAAAAAATAACAAGCAAAGAAAAAATAGCAGTTCTCAATGTTGATATCGATAACTTCAAAGCCCTAAACGACTACTACGGCTTCGAACGAGGAGACAGTGCAATCAAAACAACTGCTCGTATCCTTATCGACAGCATTCAAAGTAAAGGAAATATTAATGATTTTGTCGGTCATATCGGAGGCGATGATTTTGTAATCGTCTCAACTCCGGAATGTGCTGAGGAAATTGCAAAAAAAATAGTTACTGACTTTGACGCCCAGGCCCCTTTATTCTTTAGCGAAGAAGACCGAGCTAAAGGCTATATCGAATCTAAGGGTCGCGACAATGAACTACACCGGTTCGGTTTTGTCACTATTTCAATTGGAATTATCGCTAATACAGACCGTGAATTTACTCACACCGCCCAAGTAAGTTCACTCGGAGCCGACATAAAAAATATCGCTAAGAAATTTAACGGCAGTAAATACATTTTTGACCGACGCAAAGATTAG